The following proteins come from a genomic window of Cucurbita pepo subsp. pepo cultivar mu-cu-16 unplaced genomic scaffold, ASM280686v2 Cp4.1_scaffold000372, whole genome shotgun sequence:
- the LOC111785117 gene encoding ankyrin repeat-containing protein At2g01680-like, producing MMESKALRFITHQSFFSVVRSGDLEAIKRVLDKLAGDEQAEGSWITDLMAMQNDAGETALYMAAENNLEEVFSYLLQFSTVQILKIRSKSDLHPFHVAAKRGHLGIVKELLGIWPELCRSCDSSNTSPLYSAAVQDHLEVVNAILDADVGTVRIVRKNGKTALHNVARYGLLRIVKTLIDRDPGIVAIKDKKSQTALHMAVKGQSTAAVEELLHGDASILNERDRMGNTALHIATRKCRSEIVSLLLSFTSLDVNAINSQHETAMDLADKLQYSEFSLEIKEALAEAGAKYARHVGQVDEAMELKRTVSDIKHEVHSQLIQNEKTRRRVSGIVKELKKLHREAVQNTTNSITVVAVLFASIAFLAIFNLPGQYIQKGKDVGKANIADNMGFQVFCLLNTISLFISLAVVVVQITLVAWDTTAQKQVVSVVNKLMWAACACTSGAFISIAYVVVGHETWMALAITLVGVPILVATLASMCYLVFRQHFGIFCSDSQRRIRRASGGKSFSWPHSVNISDDDDYNSDLEKIYAL from the exons ATGATGGAATCCAAGGCTCTGCGATTCATCACCCATCAATCGTTCTTCTCCGTCGTTCGATCTGGGGACCTCGAGGCCATCAAACGGGTTTTGGATAAGCTTGCCGGAGATGAACAGGCCGAGGGTTCTTGGATCACCGATCTGATGGCGATGCAGAACGATGCTGGGGAGACGGCTCTGTACATGGCGGCTGAGAATAATCTTGAGGAGGTTTTTAGCTATTTGCTTCAATTTTCGACTGTCCAGATCCTGAAGATTAGGTCCAAATCTGATTTGCACCCTTTTCATGTTGCTGCTAAGCGTGGCCATCTAG GTATTGTAAAAGAGCTTTTGGGCATTTGGCCAGAGCTTTGCCGGTCATGTGACTCCTCAAATACAAGCCCTCTCTATTCAGCTGCTGTACAGGACCATTTGGAAGTAGTTAATGCTATCTTAGATGCCGATGTCGGTACAGTGAGAATCGTAAGAAAGAATGGAAAGACAGCTCTGCATAATGTAGCTAGGTACGGTCTCCTTCGAATTGTTAAAACGCTTATTGATCGTGATCCTGGAATAGTTGCAATTAAGGATAAGAAGTCCCAGACTGCACTTCACATGGCTGTGAAAGGTCAGAGCACTGCAGCAGTCGAGGAGCTATTGCACGGCGATGCGTCTATATTGAACGAACGAGACAGGATGGGAAATACTGCCTTGCATATAGCAACTAGAAAGTGTCGGTCAGAG ATTGTAAGCCTTTTGCTGAGCTTTACATCGCTCGATGTTAATGCGATCAATAGTCAACACGAAACCGCTATGGACTTGGCTGACAAACTGCAATACAGTGAGTTTTCACTGGAGATTAAAGAAGCATTGGCTGAAGCTGGTGCCAAATATGCTAGGCATGTTGGCCAAGTTGATGAAGCAATGGAGCTCAAACGGACAGTCAGTGACATAAAGCACGAGGTTCACTCGCAACTTATCCAAAACGAAAAGACACGTCGGAGAGTTTCTGGCATTGTCAAAGAACTTAAGAAGCTCCACAGAGAGGCTGTTCAGAATACCACAAATTCCATCACAGTTGTGGCTGTTCTTTTTGCATCCATTGCATTCCTGGCCATCTTCAACTTGCCGGGTCAGTATATACAGAAAGGAAAAGACGTCGGGAAGGCGAATATAGCCGATAATATGGGATTCCAAGTATTTTGCCTTCTGAACACTATATCTCTGTTCATATCTTTAGCTGTTGTTGTGGTTCAAATTACATTGGTAGCATGGGACACAACGGCTCAAAAGCAGGTTGTATCAGTTGTAAACAAGCTAATGTGGGCTGCTTGTGCTTGCACCTCTGGGGCTTTCATATCGATTGCTTATGTTGTCGTAGGGCATGAAACATGGATGGCTCTCGCCATCACTCTTGTCGGAGTTCCAATTCTTGTTGCAACTCTTGCAAGCATGTGCTACCTGGTTTTTCGACAACATTTTGGAATCTTTTGCAGTGACTCTCAAAGACGAATCAGACGGGCAAGTGGAGGCAAGTCATTCTCGTGGCCTCACTCGGTTAACATATCTGATGACGATGACTATAACTCTGACCTCGAGAAGATATATGCCTTGTAG
- the LOC111785115 gene encoding histone-lysine N-methyltransferase setd3-like, translated as MAASRIAVASVSLTHFRPLSSASMASVSPSLSSRLVPHPPDLIKWVRREGGFVHQSLKIAQDGDTGLGLLASDHIPKGSELIVLPHNLPLRFDSPETGDTEEADSVLVNLARQVPEELWSMKLGLKLLKERAKVGSFWWPYIGNLPEVFSVPIFFPGDDIKNLQYAPLLHQVNKRCRFLLDFDKEVKRTLDSVKPEDHPFGGQTVDASSLGWAMAAVSSRAFRLYGKNLTVGTTNSVPMMLPLIDMCNHSFHSNARIVQEQDAGSMKLKVKVVAETEIEGNVPLTLNYGCLDNDLFLLDYGFVIASNQYDHIELKYDEALLEAASTVAGISSENFSSPAPWQKLVLTKLNLHGEAALLKVCIGGPEIIDGRLLAALRVLLSVDEEMVQKHDLDVLKSLSAEAPLGVANEIATLRTIIALCVIALGHFPTKIMEDEALLKKCERESSKLAIQFRIQKKSVIIDVMSNLTRRVKLLQSKAVSQG; from the exons ATGGCGGCTTCGAGGATAGCAGTGGCTTCCGTATCGTTAACCCATTTCCGGCCACTATCATCCGCCTCCATGGCCTCTGTTTCTCCTTCTTTGTCATCCAGGCTGGTTCCACATCCACCGGACCTTATCAAGTGGGTCCGCAGAGAAGGCGGATTCGTCCACCAGTCTCTCAAGATTGCTCAAGATGGCGATACTGGCCTTGGACTTCTTGCTTCTGACCACATCCCGAAAGGTTCCGAACTCATTGTTCTTCCTCACAATCTTCCACTACGGTTTGATTCGCCGGAAACTGGCGATACTGAGGAGGCTGACTCCGTTCTTGTCAATTTGGCTCGCCAAGTTCCTG AGGAACTTTGGTCCATGAAATTGGGTTTGAAGCTTCTGAAAGAAAGGGCAAAAGTTGGATCCTTCTGGTGGCCGTATATTGGCAATCTCCCTGAAGTTTTCAGTGTTCCCATATTTTTTCCTGGAGATGACATAAAGAACTTGCAGTATGCTCCTCTTCTTCACCAG GTAAACAAAAGGTGTCGCTTCCTCCTTGATTTTGATAAAGAAGTTAAACGTACTCTTGATAGCGTAAAGCCTGAAGATCACCCTTTTGGTGGCCAAACTGTTGATGCATCATCTCTTGGATGGGCAATGGCAGCAGTCTCGTCAAGGGCATTTCGTTTATATGGTAAAAATCTTACGGTTGGTACTACTAACAGTGTCCCCATGATGCTCCCTCTCATTGATATGTGCAACCATAGCTTTCATTCAAATGCACGTATAGTCCAGGAACAAGATGCAGGATCCATGAAGTTGAAAGTGAAG GTTGTAGCAGAGACTGAAATTGAAGGAAACGTTCCTCTAACACTAAATTATGGCTGTCTGGACAATGACCTCTTCCTGCTTGATTATGGATTTGTGATAGCATCAAATCAATACGATCATATTGAGCTCAAATACGATGAAGCTCTCTTAGAGGCTGCTAGCACTGTTGCTGGGATTTCTTCAGAAAATTTTTCTTCCCCTGCTCCATGGCAAAAACTTGTCTTAACCAAGTTAAATCTACATGGCGAAGCTGCTCTTCTTAAG GTGTGCATCGGTGGTCCAGAAATAATTGATGGCCGCTTATTGGCTGCTTTAAGAGTGCTTCTCTCGGTTGATGAAGAAATGGTACAGAAACATGACTTGGACGTGCTCAAATCTTTGTCAGCTGAAGCACCTCTTGGTGTTGCAAACGAAATAGCAACATTACGTACGATAATCGCTTTATGTGTGATTGCATTGGGGCACTTCCCAACCAAGATAATGGAGGACGAAGCACTTTTGAAGAAGTGCGAAAGAGAATCGTCGAAATTGGCAATTCAGTTCagaattcaaaagaaatcaGTTATCATAGATGTGATGAGCAACCTAACAAGAAGAGTGAAGCTGCTTCAATCTAAGGCGGTCTCTCAGGGTTGA